In Gossypium hirsutum isolate 1008001.06 chromosome D06, Gossypium_hirsutum_v2.1, whole genome shotgun sequence, one genomic interval encodes:
- the LOC107918181 gene encoding serine/threonine-protein kinase MPS1 isoform X4 yields MDGEANLPVPPSGNLVRSIPNQYTSSSSSPPGLIRDVQAAFKRHRSLGTMQTNGIVPRRTVVPQRAASRNVGTNAGANKSRDCISSSNGHLVKGKFMVGEYQEDASNTTPSITGTITKTFDEDFNPFDVGRDPPKEFVDKKENYLIPSHDVESKHVDCQRKVQFLTGDNATSQEMEWDAVNQVEASTVVNNESKHRNFQNTESGTTLKSDGGISSLAKRTTVIQDQIHQLGNFLGQPLTQSSVVGPPSSTITSIHSSSAPMLNLTTYCSHSLQEEGSHVEKEPLGYFDVNCQLGNQGDMMQQPFPSTKETSGMLLDQTALAARASTSGNDKQMEVKGFDLPRKQEGCLANKDELSKDPCPQYTKSIKGQDSAGDVTNIQSQAPPPKDLTLDVKLDPLKEEKQRKAASNKGASAPRKRNYDPDLFFKVNGKLYQRLGKIGSGGSSEVHKVISSDCAIYALKKIKLKGRDYATAYGFCQEIEYLNRLKGNNNIIQLIDYEVTDKNLLREVMNGSMSNKDGRVKDDGYLYMVLEYGEIDLAHMLSQKWKEMDSFNQTIDENWLRFYWQQILQAVNTIHKERIVHSDLKPANFLLVKGSLKLIDFGIAKAIMSDTTNIQRDAQVGTLSYMSPEAFMCVESDENGNTIKCGRPSDIWSLGCILYQMVYGRTPFAEYKTFWSKFKVITDPNHEITYGPVSNPWLLDLMKKCLAWDRKKRWRIPQLLEHPFLVPPVPPQLSLSQNQNCQLLDLIAKECSNNQDALMISTQLSQLLRYPMSQITSQEQQCKLLSQISKLCCQLHEHLSKLG; encoded by the exons ATGGACGGGGAGGCTAACCTTCCGGTTCCACCATCCGGCAATCTGGTCCGCTCGATTCCCAATCAATACACGTCATCATCTTCCTCTCCGCCCGGTCTCATCCGTGATGTCCAAGCCGCCTTCAAGCGCCATCGCTCACTCG GTACAATGCAGACGAATGGTATAGTGCCTAGACGGACAGTGGTTCCTCAGCGCGCAGCTTCTAGAAATGTGGGTACGAATGCTGGTGCTAACAAGTCTCGGGATTGTATCTCGTCAAGCAATGGTCATTTGGTCAAGGGCAAATTTATGGTTGGGGAGTATCAAGAAGATGCATCCAATACAACACCTTCCATCACAGGAACTATCACCAAAACCTTTGATGAAGATTTCAACCCATTTGATGTTGGTCGAGATCCTCCCAAGGAGTTTGTTGATAAAAAAGAGAATTATCTGATTCCTTCGCATGATGTAGAATCTAAACATGTTGACTGTCAGAGAAAGGTTCAGTTTTTAACTGGAGATAATGCCACTTCCCAGG AAATGGAATGGGATGCAGTCAATCAAGTAGAGGCATCAACTGTTGTCAATAATGAGTCAAAGCACCGGAATTTTCAGAACACAGAATCTGGCACCACTTTGAAGTCTGATGGTGGGATCTCTTCTTTGGCCAAAAGAACTACAGTTATTCAAGATCAGATACATCAGTTAGGAAACTTTTTAGGGCAACCCCTCACTCAATCTTCAGTTGTAGGGCCGCCATCTTCTACCATAACATCTATCCATTCAAGTTCAGCTCCAATGCTTAACCTGACAACTTATTGCTCTCATTCTCTTCAAGAAGAAGGTTCTCATGTGGAAAAAGAACCACTGGGATATTTTGATGTGAATTGTCAACTTGGAAATCAAGGAGATATGATGCAGCAGCCATTCCCTTCAACTAAGGAAACGAGTGGAATGTTACTTGATCAGACAGCTCTTGCAGCAAGGGCTTCTACCTCTGGCAATGATAAACAAATGGAGGTAAAGGGATTTGACTTGCCTAGAAAGCAAGAAGGATGTTTGGCAAATAAGGATGAACTTTCAAAGGATCCTTGTCCTCAATATACTAAGTCAATCAAAGGTCAAGATTCTGCAGGTGATGTGACTAATATACAATCTCAGGCTCCACCGCCAAAGGACTTAACTTTGGATGTAAAATTAGACCCTTTGAAAGAAGAGAAGCAAAGGAAGGCTGCAAGTAATAAAGGAGCATCAGCTCCTCGTAAAAGGAATTATGATCCTGATTTGTTCTTCAAAGTAAATGGGAAGCTGTATCAAAGGCTTGGAAAGATAGGCAGTGGAGGAAGTAGTGAGGTTCACAAAGTCATTTCATCAGATTGTGCAATATATGCACTTAAGAAAATCAAGCTCAAAGGTCGTGACTATGCTACTGCATATGGGTTCTGCCAggaaattgaatatttaaataggTTGAAGGGAAATAACAACATCATCCAGTTAATAGACTATGAG GTTACAGATAAGAATCTGCTCCGAGAAGTCATGAATGGCAGCATGTCAAATAAAGATGGCAGAGTCAAGGATGATGGCTATCTATATATGGTACTTGAATATGGAGAGATTGATTTGGCTCATATGTTATCCCAGAAATGGAAGGAAATGGATAGCTTCAATCAGACTATAGATGAGAACTGGCTTCGATTTTATTGGCAG CAAATACTTCAAGCTGTCAACACTATACACAAGGAACGTATTGTACATTCAGACTTGAAGCCAGCTAACTTCCTTCTTGTAAAAGGTTCTCTAAAACTTATTGATTTTGGTATTGCCAAAGCCATAATGAGTGATACAACCAACATCCAAAGAGATGCACAG GTGGGTACTCTGAGTTACATGTCTCCTGAGGCATTCATGTGTGTTGAGAGCGATGAAAATGGAAATACTATAAAGTGCGGCCGGCCTTCAGATATATGGTCCCTTGGGTGCATACTTTACCAAATGGTTTATGGGAGGACCCCTTTTGCTGAGTACAAGACTTTCTGGTCCAAGTTCAAAGTTATAACAGATCCAAACCATGAAATAACATATGGACCAGTTTCTAACCCGTGGCTACTTGATTTAATGAAGAAATGTCTAGCATGGGATCGAAAGAAGAGGTGGAGGATTCCTCAGCTACTTGAACACCCTTTTCTAGTTCCCCCAGTCCCTCCCCAACTATCTTTGTCTCAAAACCAAAACTGTCAACTGCTTGATCTTATAGCTAAAGAATGTTCCAACAACCAAGATGCTTTGATGATATCAACTCAGCTGAGTCAACTACTTAGATACCCAATGTCACAGATAACATCCCAAGAACAACAATGTAAGTTGCTCTCTCAAATCTCAAAGCTTTGCTGCCAGCTCCATGAACATTTAAGCAAGTTAGGGTGA
- the LOC107918181 gene encoding serine/threonine-protein kinase MPS1 isoform X2 yields MDGEANLPVPPSGNLVRSIPNQYTSSSSSPPGLIRDVQAAFKRHRSLGTMQTNGIVPRRTVVPQRAASRNVGTNAGANKSRDCISSSNGHLVKGKFMVGEYQEDASNTTPSITGTITKTFDEDFNPFDVGRDPPKEFVDKKENYLIPSHDVESKHVDCQRKVQFLTGDNATSQGADDGMAIGLENLSSHMDSLSLTEMEWDAVNQVEASTVVNNESKHRNFQNTESGTTLKSDGGISSLAKRTTVIQDQIHQLGNFLGQPLTQSSVVGPPSSTITSIHSSSAPMLNLTTYCSHSLQEEGSHVEKEPLGYFDVNCQLGNQGDMMQQPFPSTKETSGMLLDQTALAARASTSGNDKQMEVKGFDLPRKQEGCLANKDELSKDPCPQYTKSIKGQDSAGDVTNIQSQAPPPKDLTLDVKLDPLKEEKQRKAASNKGASAPRKRNYDPDLFFKVNGKLYQRLGKIGSGGSSEVHKVISSDCAIYALKKIKLKGRDYATAYGFCQEIEYLNRLKGNNNIIQLIDYEVTDKNLLREVMNGSMSNKDGRVKDDGYLYMVLEYGEIDLAHMLSQKWKEMDSFNQTIDENWLRFYWQQILQAVNTIHKERIVHSDLKPANFLLVKGSLKLIDFGIAKAIMSDTTNIQRDAQVGTLSYMSPEAFMCVESDENGNTIKCGRPSDIWSLGCILYQMVYGRTPFAEYKTFWSKFKVITDPNHEITYGPVSNPWLLDLMKKCLAWDRKKRWRIPQLLEHPFLVPPVPPQLSLSQNQNCQLLDLIAKECSNNQDALMISTQLSQLLRYPMSQITSQEQQCKLLSQISKLCCQLHEHLSKLG; encoded by the exons ATGGACGGGGAGGCTAACCTTCCGGTTCCACCATCCGGCAATCTGGTCCGCTCGATTCCCAATCAATACACGTCATCATCTTCCTCTCCGCCCGGTCTCATCCGTGATGTCCAAGCCGCCTTCAAGCGCCATCGCTCACTCG GTACAATGCAGACGAATGGTATAGTGCCTAGACGGACAGTGGTTCCTCAGCGCGCAGCTTCTAGAAATGTGGGTACGAATGCTGGTGCTAACAAGTCTCGGGATTGTATCTCGTCAAGCAATGGTCATTTGGTCAAGGGCAAATTTATGGTTGGGGAGTATCAAGAAGATGCATCCAATACAACACCTTCCATCACAGGAACTATCACCAAAACCTTTGATGAAGATTTCAACCCATTTGATGTTGGTCGAGATCCTCCCAAGGAGTTTGTTGATAAAAAAGAGAATTATCTGATTCCTTCGCATGATGTAGAATCTAAACATGTTGACTGTCAGAGAAAGGTTCAGTTTTTAACTGGAGATAATGCCACTTCCCAGG GGGCCGATGATGGAATGGCCATTGGATTGGAGAACTTATCATCTCATATGGATTCCCTTTCCTTGACAGAAATGGAATGGGATGCAGTCAATCAAGTAGAGGCATCAACTGTTGTCAATAATGAGTCAAAGCACCGGAATTTTCAGAACACAGAATCTGGCACCACTTTGAAGTCTGATGGTGGGATCTCTTCTTTGGCCAAAAGAACTACAGTTATTCAAGATCAGATACATCAGTTAGGAAACTTTTTAGGGCAACCCCTCACTCAATCTTCAGTTGTAGGGCCGCCATCTTCTACCATAACATCTATCCATTCAAGTTCAGCTCCAATGCTTAACCTGACAACTTATTGCTCTCATTCTCTTCAAGAAGAAGGTTCTCATGTGGAAAAAGAACCACTGGGATATTTTGATGTGAATTGTCAACTTGGAAATCAAGGAGATATGATGCAGCAGCCATTCCCTTCAACTAAGGAAACGAGTGGAATGTTACTTGATCAGACAGCTCTTGCAGCAAGGGCTTCTACCTCTGGCAATGATAAACAAATGGAGGTAAAGGGATTTGACTTGCCTAGAAAGCAAGAAGGATGTTTGGCAAATAAGGATGAACTTTCAAAGGATCCTTGTCCTCAATATACTAAGTCAATCAAAGGTCAAGATTCTGCAGGTGATGTGACTAATATACAATCTCAGGCTCCACCGCCAAAGGACTTAACTTTGGATGTAAAATTAGACCCTTTGAAAGAAGAGAAGCAAAGGAAGGCTGCAAGTAATAAAGGAGCATCAGCTCCTCGTAAAAGGAATTATGATCCTGATTTGTTCTTCAAAGTAAATGGGAAGCTGTATCAAAGGCTTGGAAAGATAGGCAGTGGAGGAAGTAGTGAGGTTCACAAAGTCATTTCATCAGATTGTGCAATATATGCACTTAAGAAAATCAAGCTCAAAGGTCGTGACTATGCTACTGCATATGGGTTCTGCCAggaaattgaatatttaaataggTTGAAGGGAAATAACAACATCATCCAGTTAATAGACTATGAG GTTACAGATAAGAATCTGCTCCGAGAAGTCATGAATGGCAGCATGTCAAATAAAGATGGCAGAGTCAAGGATGATGGCTATCTATATATGGTACTTGAATATGGAGAGATTGATTTGGCTCATATGTTATCCCAGAAATGGAAGGAAATGGATAGCTTCAATCAGACTATAGATGAGAACTGGCTTCGATTTTATTGGCAG CAAATACTTCAAGCTGTCAACACTATACACAAGGAACGTATTGTACATTCAGACTTGAAGCCAGCTAACTTCCTTCTTGTAAAAGGTTCTCTAAAACTTATTGATTTTGGTATTGCCAAAGCCATAATGAGTGATACAACCAACATCCAAAGAGATGCACAG GTGGGTACTCTGAGTTACATGTCTCCTGAGGCATTCATGTGTGTTGAGAGCGATGAAAATGGAAATACTATAAAGTGCGGCCGGCCTTCAGATATATGGTCCCTTGGGTGCATACTTTACCAAATGGTTTATGGGAGGACCCCTTTTGCTGAGTACAAGACTTTCTGGTCCAAGTTCAAAGTTATAACAGATCCAAACCATGAAATAACATATGGACCAGTTTCTAACCCGTGGCTACTTGATTTAATGAAGAAATGTCTAGCATGGGATCGAAAGAAGAGGTGGAGGATTCCTCAGCTACTTGAACACCCTTTTCTAGTTCCCCCAGTCCCTCCCCAACTATCTTTGTCTCAAAACCAAAACTGTCAACTGCTTGATCTTATAGCTAAAGAATGTTCCAACAACCAAGATGCTTTGATGATATCAACTCAGCTGAGTCAACTACTTAGATACCCAATGTCACAGATAACATCCCAAGAACAACAATGTAAGTTGCTCTCTCAAATCTCAAAGCTTTGCTGCCAGCTCCATGAACATTTAAGCAAGTTAGGGTGA
- the LOC107918181 gene encoding serine/threonine-protein kinase MPS1 isoform X1 has translation MDGEANLPVPPSGNLVRSIPNQYTSSSSSPPGLIRDVQAAFKRHRSLGLPGTMQTNGIVPRRTVVPQRAASRNVGTNAGANKSRDCISSSNGHLVKGKFMVGEYQEDASNTTPSITGTITKTFDEDFNPFDVGRDPPKEFVDKKENYLIPSHDVESKHVDCQRKVQFLTGDNATSQGADDGMAIGLENLSSHMDSLSLTEMEWDAVNQVEASTVVNNESKHRNFQNTESGTTLKSDGGISSLAKRTTVIQDQIHQLGNFLGQPLTQSSVVGPPSSTITSIHSSSAPMLNLTTYCSHSLQEEGSHVEKEPLGYFDVNCQLGNQGDMMQQPFPSTKETSGMLLDQTALAARASTSGNDKQMEVKGFDLPRKQEGCLANKDELSKDPCPQYTKSIKGQDSAGDVTNIQSQAPPPKDLTLDVKLDPLKEEKQRKAASNKGASAPRKRNYDPDLFFKVNGKLYQRLGKIGSGGSSEVHKVISSDCAIYALKKIKLKGRDYATAYGFCQEIEYLNRLKGNNNIIQLIDYEVTDKNLLREVMNGSMSNKDGRVKDDGYLYMVLEYGEIDLAHMLSQKWKEMDSFNQTIDENWLRFYWQQILQAVNTIHKERIVHSDLKPANFLLVKGSLKLIDFGIAKAIMSDTTNIQRDAQVGTLSYMSPEAFMCVESDENGNTIKCGRPSDIWSLGCILYQMVYGRTPFAEYKTFWSKFKVITDPNHEITYGPVSNPWLLDLMKKCLAWDRKKRWRIPQLLEHPFLVPPVPPQLSLSQNQNCQLLDLIAKECSNNQDALMISTQLSQLLRYPMSQITSQEQQCKLLSQISKLCCQLHEHLSKLG, from the exons ATGGACGGGGAGGCTAACCTTCCGGTTCCACCATCCGGCAATCTGGTCCGCTCGATTCCCAATCAATACACGTCATCATCTTCCTCTCCGCCCGGTCTCATCCGTGATGTCCAAGCCGCCTTCAAGCGCCATCGCTCACTCG GGCTTCCAGGTACAATGCAGACGAATGGTATAGTGCCTAGACGGACAGTGGTTCCTCAGCGCGCAGCTTCTAGAAATGTGGGTACGAATGCTGGTGCTAACAAGTCTCGGGATTGTATCTCGTCAAGCAATGGTCATTTGGTCAAGGGCAAATTTATGGTTGGGGAGTATCAAGAAGATGCATCCAATACAACACCTTCCATCACAGGAACTATCACCAAAACCTTTGATGAAGATTTCAACCCATTTGATGTTGGTCGAGATCCTCCCAAGGAGTTTGTTGATAAAAAAGAGAATTATCTGATTCCTTCGCATGATGTAGAATCTAAACATGTTGACTGTCAGAGAAAGGTTCAGTTTTTAACTGGAGATAATGCCACTTCCCAGG GGGCCGATGATGGAATGGCCATTGGATTGGAGAACTTATCATCTCATATGGATTCCCTTTCCTTGACAGAAATGGAATGGGATGCAGTCAATCAAGTAGAGGCATCAACTGTTGTCAATAATGAGTCAAAGCACCGGAATTTTCAGAACACAGAATCTGGCACCACTTTGAAGTCTGATGGTGGGATCTCTTCTTTGGCCAAAAGAACTACAGTTATTCAAGATCAGATACATCAGTTAGGAAACTTTTTAGGGCAACCCCTCACTCAATCTTCAGTTGTAGGGCCGCCATCTTCTACCATAACATCTATCCATTCAAGTTCAGCTCCAATGCTTAACCTGACAACTTATTGCTCTCATTCTCTTCAAGAAGAAGGTTCTCATGTGGAAAAAGAACCACTGGGATATTTTGATGTGAATTGTCAACTTGGAAATCAAGGAGATATGATGCAGCAGCCATTCCCTTCAACTAAGGAAACGAGTGGAATGTTACTTGATCAGACAGCTCTTGCAGCAAGGGCTTCTACCTCTGGCAATGATAAACAAATGGAGGTAAAGGGATTTGACTTGCCTAGAAAGCAAGAAGGATGTTTGGCAAATAAGGATGAACTTTCAAAGGATCCTTGTCCTCAATATACTAAGTCAATCAAAGGTCAAGATTCTGCAGGTGATGTGACTAATATACAATCTCAGGCTCCACCGCCAAAGGACTTAACTTTGGATGTAAAATTAGACCCTTTGAAAGAAGAGAAGCAAAGGAAGGCTGCAAGTAATAAAGGAGCATCAGCTCCTCGTAAAAGGAATTATGATCCTGATTTGTTCTTCAAAGTAAATGGGAAGCTGTATCAAAGGCTTGGAAAGATAGGCAGTGGAGGAAGTAGTGAGGTTCACAAAGTCATTTCATCAGATTGTGCAATATATGCACTTAAGAAAATCAAGCTCAAAGGTCGTGACTATGCTACTGCATATGGGTTCTGCCAggaaattgaatatttaaataggTTGAAGGGAAATAACAACATCATCCAGTTAATAGACTATGAG GTTACAGATAAGAATCTGCTCCGAGAAGTCATGAATGGCAGCATGTCAAATAAAGATGGCAGAGTCAAGGATGATGGCTATCTATATATGGTACTTGAATATGGAGAGATTGATTTGGCTCATATGTTATCCCAGAAATGGAAGGAAATGGATAGCTTCAATCAGACTATAGATGAGAACTGGCTTCGATTTTATTGGCAG CAAATACTTCAAGCTGTCAACACTATACACAAGGAACGTATTGTACATTCAGACTTGAAGCCAGCTAACTTCCTTCTTGTAAAAGGTTCTCTAAAACTTATTGATTTTGGTATTGCCAAAGCCATAATGAGTGATACAACCAACATCCAAAGAGATGCACAG GTGGGTACTCTGAGTTACATGTCTCCTGAGGCATTCATGTGTGTTGAGAGCGATGAAAATGGAAATACTATAAAGTGCGGCCGGCCTTCAGATATATGGTCCCTTGGGTGCATACTTTACCAAATGGTTTATGGGAGGACCCCTTTTGCTGAGTACAAGACTTTCTGGTCCAAGTTCAAAGTTATAACAGATCCAAACCATGAAATAACATATGGACCAGTTTCTAACCCGTGGCTACTTGATTTAATGAAGAAATGTCTAGCATGGGATCGAAAGAAGAGGTGGAGGATTCCTCAGCTACTTGAACACCCTTTTCTAGTTCCCCCAGTCCCTCCCCAACTATCTTTGTCTCAAAACCAAAACTGTCAACTGCTTGATCTTATAGCTAAAGAATGTTCCAACAACCAAGATGCTTTGATGATATCAACTCAGCTGAGTCAACTACTTAGATACCCAATGTCACAGATAACATCCCAAGAACAACAATGTAAGTTGCTCTCTCAAATCTCAAAGCTTTGCTGCCAGCTCCATGAACATTTAAGCAAGTTAGGGTGA
- the LOC107918181 gene encoding serine/threonine-protein kinase MPS1 isoform X3, with product MDGEANLPVPPSGNLVRSIPNQYTSSSSSPPGLIRDVQAAFKRHRSLGLPGTMQTNGIVPRRTVVPQRAASRNVGTNAGANKSRDCISSSNGHLVKGKFMVGEYQEDASNTTPSITGTITKTFDEDFNPFDVGRDPPKEFVDKKENYLIPSHDVESKHVDCQRKVQFLTGDNATSQEMEWDAVNQVEASTVVNNESKHRNFQNTESGTTLKSDGGISSLAKRTTVIQDQIHQLGNFLGQPLTQSSVVGPPSSTITSIHSSSAPMLNLTTYCSHSLQEEGSHVEKEPLGYFDVNCQLGNQGDMMQQPFPSTKETSGMLLDQTALAARASTSGNDKQMEVKGFDLPRKQEGCLANKDELSKDPCPQYTKSIKGQDSAGDVTNIQSQAPPPKDLTLDVKLDPLKEEKQRKAASNKGASAPRKRNYDPDLFFKVNGKLYQRLGKIGSGGSSEVHKVISSDCAIYALKKIKLKGRDYATAYGFCQEIEYLNRLKGNNNIIQLIDYEVTDKNLLREVMNGSMSNKDGRVKDDGYLYMVLEYGEIDLAHMLSQKWKEMDSFNQTIDENWLRFYWQQILQAVNTIHKERIVHSDLKPANFLLVKGSLKLIDFGIAKAIMSDTTNIQRDAQVGTLSYMSPEAFMCVESDENGNTIKCGRPSDIWSLGCILYQMVYGRTPFAEYKTFWSKFKVITDPNHEITYGPVSNPWLLDLMKKCLAWDRKKRWRIPQLLEHPFLVPPVPPQLSLSQNQNCQLLDLIAKECSNNQDALMISTQLSQLLRYPMSQITSQEQQCKLLSQISKLCCQLHEHLSKLG from the exons ATGGACGGGGAGGCTAACCTTCCGGTTCCACCATCCGGCAATCTGGTCCGCTCGATTCCCAATCAATACACGTCATCATCTTCCTCTCCGCCCGGTCTCATCCGTGATGTCCAAGCCGCCTTCAAGCGCCATCGCTCACTCG GGCTTCCAGGTACAATGCAGACGAATGGTATAGTGCCTAGACGGACAGTGGTTCCTCAGCGCGCAGCTTCTAGAAATGTGGGTACGAATGCTGGTGCTAACAAGTCTCGGGATTGTATCTCGTCAAGCAATGGTCATTTGGTCAAGGGCAAATTTATGGTTGGGGAGTATCAAGAAGATGCATCCAATACAACACCTTCCATCACAGGAACTATCACCAAAACCTTTGATGAAGATTTCAACCCATTTGATGTTGGTCGAGATCCTCCCAAGGAGTTTGTTGATAAAAAAGAGAATTATCTGATTCCTTCGCATGATGTAGAATCTAAACATGTTGACTGTCAGAGAAAGGTTCAGTTTTTAACTGGAGATAATGCCACTTCCCAGG AAATGGAATGGGATGCAGTCAATCAAGTAGAGGCATCAACTGTTGTCAATAATGAGTCAAAGCACCGGAATTTTCAGAACACAGAATCTGGCACCACTTTGAAGTCTGATGGTGGGATCTCTTCTTTGGCCAAAAGAACTACAGTTATTCAAGATCAGATACATCAGTTAGGAAACTTTTTAGGGCAACCCCTCACTCAATCTTCAGTTGTAGGGCCGCCATCTTCTACCATAACATCTATCCATTCAAGTTCAGCTCCAATGCTTAACCTGACAACTTATTGCTCTCATTCTCTTCAAGAAGAAGGTTCTCATGTGGAAAAAGAACCACTGGGATATTTTGATGTGAATTGTCAACTTGGAAATCAAGGAGATATGATGCAGCAGCCATTCCCTTCAACTAAGGAAACGAGTGGAATGTTACTTGATCAGACAGCTCTTGCAGCAAGGGCTTCTACCTCTGGCAATGATAAACAAATGGAGGTAAAGGGATTTGACTTGCCTAGAAAGCAAGAAGGATGTTTGGCAAATAAGGATGAACTTTCAAAGGATCCTTGTCCTCAATATACTAAGTCAATCAAAGGTCAAGATTCTGCAGGTGATGTGACTAATATACAATCTCAGGCTCCACCGCCAAAGGACTTAACTTTGGATGTAAAATTAGACCCTTTGAAAGAAGAGAAGCAAAGGAAGGCTGCAAGTAATAAAGGAGCATCAGCTCCTCGTAAAAGGAATTATGATCCTGATTTGTTCTTCAAAGTAAATGGGAAGCTGTATCAAAGGCTTGGAAAGATAGGCAGTGGAGGAAGTAGTGAGGTTCACAAAGTCATTTCATCAGATTGTGCAATATATGCACTTAAGAAAATCAAGCTCAAAGGTCGTGACTATGCTACTGCATATGGGTTCTGCCAggaaattgaatatttaaataggTTGAAGGGAAATAACAACATCATCCAGTTAATAGACTATGAG GTTACAGATAAGAATCTGCTCCGAGAAGTCATGAATGGCAGCATGTCAAATAAAGATGGCAGAGTCAAGGATGATGGCTATCTATATATGGTACTTGAATATGGAGAGATTGATTTGGCTCATATGTTATCCCAGAAATGGAAGGAAATGGATAGCTTCAATCAGACTATAGATGAGAACTGGCTTCGATTTTATTGGCAG CAAATACTTCAAGCTGTCAACACTATACACAAGGAACGTATTGTACATTCAGACTTGAAGCCAGCTAACTTCCTTCTTGTAAAAGGTTCTCTAAAACTTATTGATTTTGGTATTGCCAAAGCCATAATGAGTGATACAACCAACATCCAAAGAGATGCACAG GTGGGTACTCTGAGTTACATGTCTCCTGAGGCATTCATGTGTGTTGAGAGCGATGAAAATGGAAATACTATAAAGTGCGGCCGGCCTTCAGATATATGGTCCCTTGGGTGCATACTTTACCAAATGGTTTATGGGAGGACCCCTTTTGCTGAGTACAAGACTTTCTGGTCCAAGTTCAAAGTTATAACAGATCCAAACCATGAAATAACATATGGACCAGTTTCTAACCCGTGGCTACTTGATTTAATGAAGAAATGTCTAGCATGGGATCGAAAGAAGAGGTGGAGGATTCCTCAGCTACTTGAACACCCTTTTCTAGTTCCCCCAGTCCCTCCCCAACTATCTTTGTCTCAAAACCAAAACTGTCAACTGCTTGATCTTATAGCTAAAGAATGTTCCAACAACCAAGATGCTTTGATGATATCAACTCAGCTGAGTCAACTACTTAGATACCCAATGTCACAGATAACATCCCAAGAACAACAATGTAAGTTGCTCTCTCAAATCTCAAAGCTTTGCTGCCAGCTCCATGAACATTTAAGCAAGTTAGGGTGA